A single genomic interval of Nomascus leucogenys isolate Asia chromosome 3, Asia_NLE_v1, whole genome shotgun sequence harbors:
- the LOC115832986 gene encoding uncharacterized protein LOC115832986, translated as MLRAVWGAGGPGAGGAARGQPSRKELMLRHHLWSRPRCLSFPLGSLPASFLGLPGVTSHMSCLSPNLASGLAPRGTQTQTVLLGEVRLPLLSLLQWTEE; from the coding sequence ATGCTGAGGGCCGTCTGGGGAGCCGGAGGGCCTGGGGCGGGCGGGGCTGCTCGAGGACAGCCGAGCAGAAAAGAATTGATGCTGAGGCACCACCTTTGGAGCCGCCCTCGCTGCCTGTCCTTCCCGCTGGGCTCACTCCCCGCTTCTTTCCTGGGGCTTCCTGGAGTCACTTCCCACATGAGCTGCTTGTCCCCAAATCTTGCCTCAGGGCTTGCTCCTAGGGGAACGCAGACTCAGACCGTCCTCCTTGGAGAAGTaaggctgcctctgctgagtctcCTGCAGTGGACGGAGGAGTGA